The bacterium genome includes a region encoding these proteins:
- a CDS encoding enoyl-CoA hydratase yields MYQEIRYEVEEPVATITLNRPDRLNALTSRLLAEIRHAIARAEDDADVVGIVLTGEGRGFSAGMDMDALAGDQELNRPQDDPALKAHPGDPEMGPDFQVTFGYLLSIRKPLIAAINGPAAGLGLVIACLCDLRFAAQTAVFRTSFSQRGLIAEHGSSWILPRLLGPSRALDLLWHPRKVDAQEALQLGLVNRVVEGDVAEAAREYVRELAANCSPTSLRIMKQQVYQALMQPLGDAMREANRLMEQTLKQPDFKEGVQSFVKRRPPKFGRVGK; encoded by the coding sequence ATGTACCAGGAAATCCGCTACGAGGTAGAAGAGCCGGTCGCGACGATCACCTTGAATCGTCCGGATCGCCTCAACGCGCTGACCAGCCGCCTGCTGGCCGAAATCCGCCACGCGATCGCACGAGCGGAAGATGATGCAGACGTGGTCGGGATCGTGCTCACCGGCGAAGGCCGTGGATTTAGCGCAGGCATGGACATGGACGCTCTGGCCGGTGATCAGGAGTTGAACCGCCCGCAAGACGATCCCGCCCTGAAAGCGCATCCCGGCGACCCCGAGATGGGTCCCGACTTCCAGGTGACCTTCGGCTATCTGCTTTCGATCCGAAAACCGCTAATCGCCGCGATCAACGGACCCGCGGCGGGCCTGGGCCTGGTCATCGCGTGCCTCTGCGACCTGAGATTCGCAGCGCAAACTGCCGTGTTCCGCACCTCGTTCTCGCAACGCGGACTGATCGCTGAACACGGTTCGAGCTGGATTCTGCCTCGCCTCCTGGGTCCTTCACGAGCACTCGATCTGCTCTGGCATCCCCGCAAGGTAGACGCGCAGGAAGCGCTGCAACTCGGACTGGTCAATCGCGTGGTCGAAGGAGACGTCGCCGAGGCCGCCCGAGAGTACGTGCGAGAACTGGCCGCAAACTGTTCGCCTACTTCGCTTCGCATCATGAAGCAGCAGGTCTACCAGGCATTGATGCAACCCCTTGGCGACGCCATGCGCGAGGCCAATCGGCTGATGGAACAGACTCTCAAGCAACCGGATTTCAAGGAAGGCGTGCAGAGTTTCGTGAAGCGCCGCCCGCCGAAGTTCGGACGTGTAGGCAAGTAG